A segment of the Salvelinus sp. IW2-2015 linkage group LG6.2, ASM291031v2, whole genome shotgun sequence genome:
TTGCTCATTGGTTGTTGGAAATAACATTAATATTTMGGCAACATGTGGAGCCTAGAAAATAGAATTAGAATTATAAAGCCCCCCCAGAAAACTGAAGCTGTTAATAACCACACAAGTTGTTGTATTTTGTGATTGGAATTGCAGTATGTGSagtaactacaatgttcttgatccatcctcagtcttctcttatcacagccattaaaactcAGTAACTMttttaaagtcacaattggcctKatggtgaaatccctgagttaggaaggacacgtGTATCTTTGTAGAGACTGTCCAAAGTGAAatgaataatttcaccatgctcaaacggatattcaatgtgttctttttttttttacccatctaccaatatgtgcatatcaaatcaaattctatttgtcacatgcgccgaataccttaccgtgaaatgcttacttacaagcccttaaccaacaatgcagttcaataaaatatttacttaattgagaaaaaaatgtaatcaatcaaaaaacaaaaaacatttacataacaataacaaagctATATACAaatggtaccggtaccgagtcaatgtgcgggggtacttctttgcgaggcattggaaaacctccatggtctttgtggttgaatctgtgtttgaaatgcacttctcgactgagggaccttacagataattgtatgtttggggtacagatATGAAGTAGTCATACATTTTTWaaatgttaaacactattattgcacaRGGAGTGAGTCCATACAATGTattacttgttaagcacattttactcctgaacttatttaggcttgccataacaaaggggttgattattgactcaagacatttcatattttcatttgtaattaatttgtaaacatttctaaaaacataattccactttgacataatggggcattgtgtgtaggccagtgacacaaaatctcaatttaatcaattttaaattcaggttgtacacaacaaaatgtgggaaaaaatcaagagggtgtgaatactttctgtagacACTGTATCAAACTTTTTATGAACTAGTGAAAGATCCATTACTACCATGTTTTAATTACTGGTATTTAAATGGKatactgtcacacacacaaaaagagagaCTGATCTCTTTCCTACTAAAGCAGTAGCTAGGGTGGGTGATACAAAGACCCAGTCTCWWAAAAAAAAWATGGAGGCCCCTGTTTATAAACAGattcatgtcaagccctgcatgttgtgtcatggaatgtaggcctacattgaatacCACACATTGGcttctactgtaggctgaatgatagaacagctatttccatgtcaaaatgttatgaacacattttctctattgtgtttgATGGTTggtcactctggtaggcctacattatgatcaaatagtcacagtagcctacttgaccactgtctgaaactgtaacttaaagcgggtacagcctcagtgttcacagtaaacgtgcaCTTGAAGTTGCACAACATTTCCCCAATGTTCAAGTTTGTAGTCAGTAGACCTGAAATTTGGTCAGTGCCAAAAgaaatttgagggaacattgccccTCAcccttcaatgttgtgatgcaaaaatattgGCAAAATGTATTGCTCATAGAATAAAAAACATCTGCCCCGACATTATTCATCACTATAAAACTGAATTCTTAAAATTAATCaagacaactactagaaataatggAAAACTATGAGAATGTAGGAAAACCAGGTATAATCTTTATAGCAGATTTTGAGAAAGCATTTGATATAGTGATATACATCTAGAATCTGTTAATAAGTGGCTGGATTTTTTTCAACTTTGGAGAATCTCtcataaaatgggtaaaagtcaTGTACAACAATCCTTMATGTAAAACAATAAATAACGGTTACTTCGCTGAGAACGTTGAATTGTCAAGAGGCGTAAAACAAGGTTGCCCTCTGACACCATACCTATTTATTATGGTCATTGAATTGTTAGCTTCAAAATCTAATGATTAAGGGCCTAAAAATGTAAGGGATTAGAGATAAAAGTATCAATGTACTCTGATGCTTTCTCAATCTTCATCCTTGAAGGGCCTCATTGAGGACCTGGATAATTAAATTAATGATAGAATATATTTGAGGGTTGAAGGAAGACCAGTCTTTGGAATATGGTACAGAGTACAAGGAATGGAATGTTAGCTAAGACTGGTACCCAGGTTCAATCTAAAACAATGCTGGAGTGAATGTATGTAGCTACACACCACAGAGGCAAAATAAGATGCAACAGAGGCACATTTTATTAAAATCACAATAAAAAACATTCATAACCAAACAGTCTCGTGTGGAAAACAACTCTTGAGAGACCATATAGAAAAACACTCACCAGTTATACTGCTCTGCTGCCCCAAACTCAGTGCCAATGAAATTAAACTCCTCTTGACAAAGCCATCAGGGATTTCAGCCATTCAGcatttctctgtcttctccctctcRCCTCCTCTATTTGAGGTCGATGAAGCGAATGTCCATGATGAGCAGTGTGTGTCTGGGGAGGGGTCTGGGGGCGGGCGAGAGCACGGTCATCACCTGTGCCTGTGTGTCTACGTTAGTCACCACAATGAACCCACACACCGGGCTCTCCAGCACACCCCTGCGCACCCCTccagccccctcctccccctcatcgGCACAGCTTACGCTCAGCACGTGGTGTGTGAGGTCACGACCGGGCGTCACAGGGACTAGCTTCAGCTGGGTGTCGTCCTGCGACATGCCAAGCGGCAGGCATGAGTCCGGGATGGAAGGCGCTCCGATTTTGTAGATGCGCACATCAGAAAAGCGCACGTCGAAAGCGTGAGGGAAGAACAAGGCACTGCGAAAACCGTAGAAGTACTCCCGGATCTTCTCGTCCCGAGATTCACGCCGGCAGTCTTTGGAGCGCTCCACGACCCCTCCGGATTTGGTAACAAGCACAACTCGGACGAAGTGCGGTAGGTCCCGCTTCAACTCGTTGTAAAGCCTCTCCTGGTCCAGCACCAGAACCACATCCACCTGAAGGCTGAGGCACAGTGGACCAGGGCCTGGTAGCCAGAACCCTTCACCCAGCCACAGTGTTGATGATGCAGCCGCCCACACTGGCCTTCCTGTTTCCTCACAGCGCTGGGAGAACACTTCGGCCAGACACGACGTCAACTAGGAGggtgagtgggagagaaagatggaggcgaaatggaggggagtgagagaaaggTAGAAATGGAGGGGCGAGAGAGATTATACGCCAGGCAAAATGTCAACACATGATGGATAAGATTAATGgattaataaactcagcaaaaaaagaaacgtcctctcactgtcaactgcgttttatttCAGGAAACTTaagatgtgtaaatatttgtatgaacataacaagattcaacaactgagacataaaactgaacaagttccacagacatctgACTAACAGAAACTGAatcatgtgtccctgaacaaaaggggtcaaaataaaagtaacagtcagtatctggtgtggccaccagctgcattaagtactgcagtgcatctactcctcatggactgcaccagatttgccagttctagCTTGAGctgttaccccacttttccaccaaggcacctgcaagttcccaaacatttctgggggaatggccctagccctcaccctccgatctaacagctctcagacgtgctcaatggaattgaatCTGGGCTCttggctggccatggcagaacactgactgacattcctgtcttgcaggaaatcacacacagaacagtcacacacagacgacagatttttaccttgtcagctcgggattcgatcttgcaacctttcggctacaagtccacgctctaaccactaggctacctgccgccctgaaggtaccacatgaggagaggatgtcttccctgtaatgcacagcgttgagattgcctgcaatgacaaacacgctcagtccgatgatgctgtgacacaccgccccagaccatgacgaccctccacctcgatcccgctccagagtacaggccccggtgtaacgctcattccttcgatgataaacacgaatacgaccatcacccctgtgagacaaaaccacgactcgtcagtgaagagcactttttgccatcccttctgtccagcgacggtgggtttgtgcccataggcgacgttgttgccggtgatgtctggtgaggacctgccttacaacaggcctacaagccctcaaaccagcctctctcagcctattgcagacagtctgagcactgatggagggattgtgcattcctggtgcaactcgggcagttgttgccatcctgaacctgttccgcaggtgtgatgttcggatgtaccgatcctgtgcaggtgttgttacacgtggtctgacacGGCGAGGATGGTCAGCTGTCCGTRCTGTCTCCTtgtagcgccgtcttaggcgtctcacagtacggacatggcaatttattgcactggccacatctacagtccttatgcctccttgcagcatgcctaaggcacattaaTGCAGATGAGCAgcgaccctgggcatctttcttttggtgtttttcagagtcagtagaaaggcctctttagtgtcctaagttttcataactatgagcttaattgcctaccgtctgtaagctgttagtgtcttaacgaccgttccacaggtgcatgttcattaattgttRATGGTTRattgaacaagcatggggaacagtgtttaaaccctttacaatgaagatctgtgaagttatttggattgttacgaattatctttgaaagacagagtcctgaaaaagggacatttctttttttgctgagtttataacctCTATGGTTAGGGTATTAGGTTATCTGTCTCATCTTTCACCTTGTTGTAGAGTTTGATGTTGGTTCCTGGAGTGGTGGAACCAAAGTGGTAGACCAGCGGAGCCTGTACGGAGTACCCCTCCTCCACGTCAGCCGGACGCTCAATACACAGTGCTGACATTGTGCCCGGGACTGACACCTGACAGGAATGCATCATGGTCATCAACATTACTAACCTTAGACACTGCCAGTCAATACAATCACTATATGTAATTATCCTTATTAGCATAATGGCAGTGATAGTAGAGGCAACAGTAGCAATATATTgtatctacaccaccatccacaaACACAAAAGATTAATCTGCCTATATACTATTCTCTGTGCATAGTCATTGGTGCTGATGTAGTTGCTTTGTTGATCTCACCCCACTCTGGCCCACATCCAGCTCCACCAGTGTGGGCCTCCTGCCCAGCCTGACAGCGTAGTTCAGCAACAGCCTGCACACCGTTGACTTCCCCACATCTGTAGGCCCCACCACCATTACCTGGGGCACAATGTTGAAGCAACTTTTACACAAGAGAGRGTACAGTGTCTCTGACCAAGGTCCACTTCTCACACACTAACRCAAGTccacttctcacacacacaaacactgacctAAGTCCACTTCACTCAGACAAaaatagacacatacacacacagatgaacaCTGACCCGTGGTCCCCTCTCGTTGTCTCTCTCCGCCTGTCGTCTCATCTGTTCCAGTGCAGTGTGTACGTTCAGGTAGAGCAGCATGGGTGTGTCCTTTGATATGTACgccacctgggagagagagatttacacattTCTGCATATGTCTCTCCTAGRAGTTACAGATAACAATAACAGATGCTTCAAACAAACACATAtccctctctattcctctcatCCATCTGTTACTCCTCGACAGCCTCTCACCTCTGTCTTCCCCGAGAGAGAAACACTACAGCCCTGCCAGGTGAACACAGCAATCTTGGAACCTGGTCCAAACGTGTACTTCTTGTTGCGGTTGAGCTCAGAGCCAAAGACCTCCGCCAATCCTGTGAGCAGCTCCAGTTGCACCTTCTCCCCGGCCTCCACCTCGAACCGCAGCTCAGTCTCCTTCTCCAGGTCAAACCTCGTCCCCCCGCCACCAGCCACCACTCCCTCCTCACCAGTCTTCTCTGGGCCCTCAGTCACCATTGCTGTACAGACAAAGGTCAGATTTAGCCTGAACAACATTTAATACCTCACCGACATGTCTGTTTCATCTCTGCCATGTACTAAGCTCACTCTGGACAGGATTTAGGTGACTGATTATTAGATGCTGCAATGTCAGATTTCAGTGGTGGTCTCTCATAAGTCATGACACAGGATATGAACATCCCTGGAATMACCTTTGATAGGACAAGCATAGGGCAGAGTGCTTTATTTACaaaaacactacatgaccagttgtatgtggacacctgcttgtcaaacatctcattRcaaaatcatgggcattaatatggagttggtcccccctttgttgctataacagcctccactcttctgggaaggctctccactagatgttggaacattgctgtggggacttgcttccattcacccacaaaagcattagtgaggtcaggcactgaggttgggcgattaggtctggctcgtagtcggcattccaattcatccgaaaggtgtttgatggggttgaggtcagggctctgtgcaggccagtcaagttcttccacaacgacctctacaaaccatttctgtatggacctcactttgtgcatggggacattgtcatgctgaaataagaaagggcctttcccaaactgtttccacaaagttggaagcacagaatcgtctagaatgtatgcTTTGTAcagcattgtatgctgtagcgttaacatttatcttcactgaaactaaggggcccgaaccatgaaaaacagccccagatcattattcctcctccaccaaactttacagttggcactaagcattcgggcaggtagcgttcacctGGCAATCACCAAACCCAGAATCGTCCgttgactgccagatggtgaagcgtgattcatcactccagagaacaagtttccactgctccagYGTCCAATYgcggcgagctttacaccactccagccgaagctatgcattgtgatcttaggcttgtgtgcggctgctcggccatgaaaaacccatttcatgatgctcccgatgaacaattattgtgctgacgttgcttccaaaggcagtttgttacttggtagtgagtgctgcaactgAGGATTTTTACATGCTACACGCGTctgcacttggcggtcccgttctgtgagcttgtgtggcctaccacttcgcggctgagccgttattgctctTAATCGTTTCCACTTCAAATTAACAgagcttacagttgaccggggtagctctcacagggcagaaatttgactgacttgttggaaaggtggcatcctatgatggtgccatgttgaatgtCACAGAGCTCTTCcttaaggacattctactgcctaTGTTGTCCATTGCATGCCTgttctcgattttatacacctgtcagcaaagggtgtggctgaaatagccgaatccactcatttgaaggggtgtccacatacttgtatatataatgtagaaGGCTCTGTTATAGGCCATGGCTGGAGGGCACTGTGCCAATCCAATCATTATTCAGCACTTACCATACATGTTGAGAAGCTACAAATGCGTTGATCAAGAGGAGTGTTTCTTTCTACCTTTTTATAGTAACTTGAAAAGGCTAACGTTAGGTACAAACTCCAATATCATGCGAAAAGTAAACAATACTCGAGTGCTCAGAGCTAGATAGATGCAGTTCAATTAGCTCGCTAATGTTAGCGTGTTGGCTAGCTATCTGACAATGCCTGGTTAGAATGGTACCGGCGATAACCTGCTGAATACTAATAACTAATTAGATATTTGTTTGTGACCGCCTTACTACACTTGTTACTTACTTCGAAATGGGGACGTTATAGTTCGTCCTAAGTGTTCAAACTTTCCACCACGACAGACGATTGACACTAGTCGCACAAATATGACGTCATGTTTTATAAATAACTAATTAGCGTTTGCAATTCGGTAGTTAACTCATAAAAATTGAAAATATTGGTTGAATTTCAACAAAGTATGAAATCAGGTTGGTTTAAAATGTAGCGCATTTATTTTTGACAGGCACAACTTTATGCACATATTCCATACTTTTCTAAACAAAGAATGACACAGAAGAAGAGTATAGAAACAGTGTTATTCTCcatagaaaaaaatattaaaacacatTAGACTTAAACAGTGAATACTCAGCAACAGCAGCAAATATATTGTTATCCAGCYTTTCCCAAACGGTTAAAGAGTAAACCCCCAGGGTAAACAAGCCAACTCAATGCGTGTGTATCAAGCCACTTTGTCACAGTGTGGTCATTATTATGGACAGATATTATTTTTTAAGGTGATACTCAGGGAATACACTGACAGTATACTGAAAATATTTTGTGAACCACCACTGTACAGTAACCTAATAGAGGAAATGTGTTGCACTTCAGAGAGataccactagatgtcaccgtgtaTCCAGGCCAGAGGAGCTTGACGCTTGGGTCATCAGAGGACAGACTGGGGAGCAACCCCGTTGGTCAGTCCCCATCATTCTGCGTCCAGTTTCCAAAACCTAGAGGAACAGCTGGAAACCACAAGAATAAATAAAGTAGAAACTAAGATtattgttcacaaaaaatatttggGAAAGGTGGRCATTCTCACAATAGTTGAGTTATGTAAAGCCATCTAACTagcagtaggccatcattgtaaataagaatgttcWcaactgacttgcctagttaaataaaggttgaataatatAAAAATCAGGGCAGTCCAAAATACAGACCTTCACTGGATCTCTATTCGTTTTTCAGTGCCTCCTCCAGGGCTGCAACCACAATGGCAGGCTCAGGGAACTTCAGCCTGGCAGGTGGGCCTAGCTTTATGCCTGTCCAGAGGCACACCTCTACAGGAAGGAAAGAAGAATGATTTATACAAAATAAAGGACAGCTTCTGGTTGCCTCTGTGTCATGCCAAAGATAAACAATATGCTCTGTATTCCCGGACACCAGGAAACAGGCCCCATGAGAGTAGAATTGTTCATAACATGACCTGGAGGAACACACCTTTCCCGCCCTCCACAAGTGTGACCTCCAGGCTTTTCTTGCGGGGTTTCTGGGGGTTCAGAACCACGACGAGGTCTGGGCGGGCAGCCAMGAGGGCATCTCGCACCCCCTCYGCACACCGTCTGTACACGTATCAGCTCTTACTGCAGAATGACAGTCGCAACTCACTATTACAAGTTTTTATTTTCAGAGGCAATTTGTCAAAGACTTATAAGTGGTCTGTTCCTTTCCTGTATATTGAGATTATCCAGATGGTACCGATAGAAGACAATTGTTTGGTGATGGGAATAAGGTTATGTGAATATGGAACTCCGACTCAATTATTTTACCTAAATTGATGTGTGTGMGGTCCTAAAKGTGGTAATATTCTTTAGGGGGTGGCTGTGGATATTCCAGTACTCACCAGTGTTCAATGACCACCCTCTGGCCCTCTGTAGCGGTCTCCatttccccctctcttttacCCCTCTTTCGCTCGATGACCAAAGTCTCCTCCTCAGTCTCTGCTTTGTTGTTTGCCTTGCGCTTCGATCCTCGACCTGTCCAGAACAAATATAAGGTTAGTacttaaataaaataatcacGGCACATCTATCYTTAAGCTACTTCCTAACTACTGGTTATGAGGGAAATAATCAAATTAAAAAGCTGTCGCCCGACCTGTTTTAAAACGAGCCGCCATTGTTGATATTGATTCAGCTTGCATAACGTCAAACTTCGGCGCTCATGTTGCGCTTCTTTTGTAATGGACTATTCCAAAATTCAATCGAAGGGGTTTAACATTTTGGCCGACAAAACCCATTCATTGAAAGGGGCGATCAACTTCAGATTTTCAGCCAATAAATaactatttacagtgcattccgaaagtattcagaccccttgactttttcaaaattgtgctacgttacagccttattctaaaatcccCCTCATMaatctatacacaataccccataatgacaaYgcagaaatatcttatttacatgagtattcagaccctttgctatgagactcgaaattgagctcaggtgcatcctgtttccattgatcatccttgagctgtttctacgaCTTGACTGGAGTKCACCTGTGGTAAAWTYaactgattggacatgatttggaaaggcacacacctgtctatataaggtcccacagttgacagtgcatgtcagagagaYAAAAAAACAAGCCACGAGGGCaa
Coding sequences within it:
- the LOC111965753 gene encoding LOW QUALITY PROTEIN: polyribonucleotide 5'-hydroxyl-kinase Clp1-like (The sequence of the model RefSeq protein was modified relative to this genomic sequence to represent the inferred CDS: inserted 3 bases in 3 codons), with protein sequence MYAMVTEGPEKTGEEGVVAGGGGTRFDLEKETELRFEVEAGEKVQLELLTGLAEVFGSELNRNKKYTFGPGSKIAVFTWQGCSVSLSGKTEVAYISKDTPMLLYLNVHTALEQMRRQAERDNERGPRVMVVGPTDVGKSTVCRLLLNYAVRLGRRPTLVELDVGQSGVSVPGTMSALCIERPADVEEGYSVQAPLVYHFGSTTPGTNIKLYNKLTSCLAEVFSQRCEXNRKASVGGCIINXCGWVKGSGYQALVHCASAFXVDVVLVLDQERLYNELKRDLPHFVRVVLVTKSGGVVERSKDCRRESRDEKIREYFYGFRSALFFPHAFDVRFSDVRIYKIGAPSIPDSCLPLGMSQDDTQLKLVPVTPGRDLTHHVLSVSCADEGEEGAGGVRRGVLESPVCGFIVVTNVDTQAQVMTVLSPAPRPLPRHTLLIMDIRFIDLK